The region CTTGGACTCCAGCCGTGCCAAGTTATACTTTGCCCTACTCATTGCCTTTTCGCGCTTCGCCAACTGTCGTGCCGCCGAGCAGAGCGACTTGAGGCGCTCTATGACACAAGACACTGTGCTAGGGGGCTCTGCCATGTTGTTTGGCTGGGACGCCTGACCAGAGCCGCCCCCCGTCTTGCGCCGTCCGTCAACGCCATCTCCTAGTGCAAAGCCAACCCCTTATCAAGACGCACCAAGCTCCAACTCTGTTGCGTCGCTCGACTTCACAACGTGCAGTCTCCCCGAAAATAAACAATGAGAGATGGAGCGTGTTGTGTTGACAAGGTCCTAGcggctggatggatggcataTAAGCGAAAATGCCTGGCATTCTCTCCCTGTCCCTCAACTTGCACCTTACACTGCATCTGACATCCCCGACACGACACCCGACAACCTGCTCTCGTCATCTGCTAGAGAACTCTACAAGCTGTTTCGATTCAGAAGAGTCTTCTTTTCATACGACAATTTGCAAAGTTGTCTCGCCCCCCCGCCATCTTCCTCAGACGAACCCCCTTTCCTGTCCCTCACGTACTGTGCGCAGCTTCCTCGCCATGAGCTGCCTCTatttcccccctcccctgggAGGCTGCATGCCGCGGTCCTCTCCGAGAAGACTGCTgccccagcagcggcccgccgacggcgcggccaagAGGACAACAACTTGGTCCTCGCATCGCAACATCCCCCGGCCCATCTCCACGCTTTACTACTTGCCTGACTCCGATGACCATCGCTCGGCCGGCACGGAGGCCTACCTCAAGATGTTCCCCTACCACGCGCAGCCCAGCTACCAATACACATGGCGGCATCCGGCCGGGGTGTACTTGGACGCGGAGACGTGCCTCGCCTGGGGcgtccagcgccgcgccttcacgccggagacgacggccgcgctgCGGGCACTGCTCCGGGACTGCCGGAAGTTTCGCACCAATGTCCGCTCACCGGACCTGGAGAACGGCAGCTGGAGTGTCTACACGctcatgatggcggccaggagGGTCATCACCAAGGCCCGGCGGGAGCAGACGTACTGGCGGGTGCTGGACCAGCTGTCGCGGCTGGAGTGGGACAACCTGCGCGCGCGGTACCTGCCGCTCTCCATGTGCGACTCGGACCGGGCCATGTCGCAGTGGAGCTCGCTCATGCCGTACGTGTGCaccatcctcggcgaggtgACGCGGGAGCGGTGGCAGTTCGAGACGTGGCGGGACGCCGTCGGGGAAGGGCACCACCTCACGGACGAAGCGTTGCTGCAGGCCCCGTCTCGCCGCTGGAACCGGATGCTGCTCAAGGTGGCCAAGTACTCGTACCAGGTGAGGATGTACGCCGGGCGCGCTCTGCCGTGGCCGTTTGCGCGCATCatgcgcgtcctcgaggacacGCACTCGCGCATCCACGAGTACCAGCGGGTCGGCACGTTCCTcagcgcgccgctgctgcatcgCGTCCACCCTGTCGAGGCGGCCTTgatcgtcgcccgcgacatctacctggccggccgcgtACCGCCCCGGCACGAGCCGCAGGAGGTGCAGGCGATTCGCAAAAGGGCCCTCGCGCACGCATCGAGGCTGCTGTATCGGGTGGTGCTGTCCGAGGCCGGGGTGCCGATCGCGCTCTTCTTCAGGGGCGATGACGGCAAGCCCGAGGCGTTTGCGCCCAACAGCGCGCAATGCCGGGCCGTCATCACTGCCAAAGAGTGGCCGGCCGTCCCGCTCGCGAGGATCATCGACGGAGAGCTCATCGACCTACAGCAGGTGCGGGTGGAGTCTCGCTTCGGCTCGAAGACGTACATGCTATGCTTCGCAGGTGAAGACATGGAAACCCGTTACGTGATCGATGCCGTGTGGAAGGACAACATTCTACGTTTCCGTTTACAGCACGGTAACTTCCCCTGGGAGACCAACCCGCTGGCGGAGCTGATGGGCAACCACGCGACGGGACACGGGATGCtcaacgccaacgacgccaaCCAGGACGACCACGGCAATGATGACGATCACCAGAACTACCACCACAATCAGGTGTCTTGGGAGGCGGAGACGCAGTCTTCGGGGTACATGTCTGCGCGCTGGGACGGCTATGTGGGCTGCCACCACGAGGTCGGGGACCTGccgtacgacgacgagatcgaGCCCAAGCTCGAGAACAAGCAGGCGCAGCCGGTtccgcgcccgcccatgTGCCTACCGCGGCGCGTCAACGAGGCGGTGCACGCATGGCTGGAGCACGTGGAGAAGAtggggcccgacggcgcggggACGGGATGGATCGcggggcagcggccgcccgccggggaGGCGTTGGAGGAaagcgaggacgacgagagcgaggaggacAGATGGTGGAGATGGCAGTGcgagggcgctggcggcaagtgggaggaggaagatgaggatgaggatgaagaggaagatgagcaagaggaagaggatgcgTCAGGCGAGGACGTGGATGGTTATTATGGTTACAGCGGGGGTGAAGACTGGACGGAGAGCGATGAGGATCTTGAGGGCAGTtgggccctcgccggcgaccatgacgaggagggcaatgacgccgacgatgaggaggaggaggaggaggagggccacGGAGTGGGGGGCCCTTTGGTGATCATTTGAGGAGCCGcacggccatgacgagcaggacgagcGAGGGCGCTGCACACTCGCACTCTATCCGCGCACCgcccacggcagcagcagcaggaggaagagCCTGTCCTCCGCTGGACATTGTTTCAACTCTGCCATCCTCCGCCGGCGGTCGAGCGACAGGCACAATCTCTGAGGCTTTTATCCATCGCGGGTTTTGATCCAGAGACAAACAGGTCACACATcaaaggccgccgcctcgtccttctCTCTGGCCCCTCCCTGaagttgacgacgacgacgacgacgacgacaaagatATAAGCAACGCATCATTACCAACACTGCCATTGCCATTGGCAGACATACACgcacactcactcacgcacgtacgcacgcacgttCGCATGTTCGCATGTTCGCATGCTCGCACGCACGTCTATCAGGACAACCATACATACTGTTACATACCTGTttccttctttctctctttttATCACGCACACTCTTTCTcgctctctctttctctctcacACAGTCTCTCACACATactctctctcgctctcgctctATCTGTCGCTCTCTCTTCGGCACTGCGTtgcaccgcgccgccagggacATCATCActatcatcatcatcaccaccaccaccactactactacaatTCCCCTTCGTCACCCAGGGGCAACTACGACTCGCGCCAGGCAGTCAGACGACACGCTTGCTCTACATCACGACATGTGCGACGACTTTACAGACTACGAGCTGTGCCTGCTGTTTTACCCGGTGCTCATCTGGGCGGTGCTGGGCTTGGACCCCGGGTGGATCATCTTTTTTAGCCTGCGGTGGCTGATTACGGTGCCGTACGTGGactgacgaggaggaggtggtggttgttggtATTTGTTGGTCGGTGACATGGTCTGGCGGCCTGATTTGTTGACCTTGACTATGTAGGGCCTCATCTTGGCCGGCTGCGCGGTTCCATCGACCGGTTTCTTGCGGTCTTGGGCTTCCTTGTATGTTATGAGGAGGGTCTTGATTATCGCCGGACTGGGTACTGGGGTGGCGGCTATTACACTGGAGTTCATTAAAATATCTAAAAAAGACACCACTCAGGTATCGCCAAACACGTAGAcccccttgccttgcctgaacccctcgaggccgcgctgcgccgcgttCCGCAGCGTGGCCTCATCCGTGTCCCAGTCCCAccggacctcgtcgacgggcgcgtcgcGGAACTTGCCCTCGCGCATGAGGCCCAGGATGTCGGCCACCATGTGCCGCCTGCCGACCACGTCCTGCTGGTTCCACCGGGAGAGCCAGAAGCCGACGAAGCGGACGTCCTTGAAGATGAGCAGGCCGACGGggagggcgacgggctgcttggccatgccgccgtACGAGACGAgcgtggcgccgtcgcccagggagcgggcgagcgccgtggccgacttgccgccgacgcagttgaggccgaggccgacctgCTCGCGGCCCTTGCGCGTCAGCTCTGCGAGCCGGTCCTTCCACCCGCGGGACAGGAACTCGGActcggccacgaccacgtcggcgccgaggccccgtagctcgtccttgagcgcgtccgtggcctcggccgtgTCGCGGTCGCGGATGACGTTGATGCTGCGCAGGCCCCACAGCTTGCCGAACTGGATGGCGGCCCTGCCGACGCCCGAGTTGGCGCCGTTCTGGATGAACCACTGGCCGGACCCGACCTCGAGCGGGCGCATGCCGAgcccggccttgacgccggcgctggggccgTAGGACCGCAGGATGCGGTACGCGGTGCAGGGGTTCACGCTGACGAGGGACAcctgcgtcggcgtcagGCCCTCCTTGTCcaccttgagcagctcgtcggccccgAAGACGGCGTGCGTCCGCCAGGTGCCGAtctgcgaggcggcggggatgACCCAGTCGCCCCTTTTGAGCTCCGACGAGGGGCTGCCGGCGGAGAGGACCTCGAAGACGCCCTCGTTGCCGGGCACGGCCGACGGCTCGGCGGTGCCGATGAGGGACGTGAGGG is a window of Purpureocillium takamizusanense chromosome 10, complete sequence DNA encoding:
- the ETR1 gene encoding Trans-2-enoyl-CoA reductase (NADPH) (COG:C~COG:K~EggNog:ENOG503NTWX), with product MASSRILGPPLRLPSSSGLARPAAALHCRAAAETATTLLRPHPQPHLPRTAVRHRSGPYGYTQAKALVYSNNGEPADVLKLHTHSISPSIPSTSVLVRCLAAPINPADVNTIQGTYGSKQPLTSLIGTAEPSAVPGNEGVFEVLSAGSPSSELKRGDWVIPAASQIGTWRTHAVFGADELLKVDKEGLTPTQVSLVSVNPCTAYRILRSYGPSAGVKAGLGMRPLEVGSGQWFIQNGANSGVGRAAIQFGKLWGLRSINVIRDRDTAEATDALKDELRGLGADVVVAESEFLSRGWKDRLAELTRKGREQVGLGLNCVGGKSATALARSLGDGATLVSYGGMAKQPVALPVGLLIFKDVRFVGFWLSRWNQQDVVGRRHMVADILGLMREGKFRDAPVDEVRWDWDTDEATLRNAAQRGLEGFRQGKGVYVFGDT